A stretch of Acidimicrobiales bacterium DNA encodes these proteins:
- a CDS encoding SDR family oxidoreductase, with product MTIDLFRYEGKRVVVVGGATGMGAATARMAADLGAEVIVLDVAPVEYDCAQSIEVDLRNQASVDAAADAIDGGVDAIFACAGVADGTAGIMLINFTAQRHFIDRIRSQGKLNAGGSIAFISSTAGLGWKNNRERVADFLSNADWASAAAWTEENPDTDSYGFSKEAINLYVVQQAFPMLKAGHRINAICPGPTVTPLAEANADMWLTFAADYREEAGVDTLQPEQMASTLIFLCSAAASGINGEMLQVDQGHTNASLYDAYDAPIVKMIAGDIEWDFAALGFE from the coding sequence ATGACCATCGATCTGTTCCGATACGAGGGAAAGCGGGTTGTCGTCGTCGGCGGCGCGACCGGCATGGGCGCCGCGACCGCACGCATGGCCGCTGATCTCGGCGCCGAGGTGATCGTGCTCGACGTCGCACCGGTCGAGTACGACTGCGCGCAGTCGATCGAGGTCGACCTGCGGAACCAGGCGAGCGTCGACGCGGCTGCCGATGCGATCGACGGCGGTGTCGACGCGATCTTCGCGTGCGCCGGCGTCGCCGACGGCACCGCCGGGATCATGCTGATCAACTTCACGGCGCAGCGACATTTCATCGACCGCATCCGGTCGCAGGGGAAGTTGAACGCCGGTGGCTCGATCGCGTTCATCTCGTCCACGGCCGGGCTGGGCTGGAAGAACAATCGGGAGCGGGTCGCCGACTTCCTGTCGAACGCGGACTGGGCCTCGGCCGCGGCCTGGACCGAGGAGAACCCCGACACCGACAGCTACGGGTTCAGCAAGGAAGCGATCAACCTCTACGTCGTGCAGCAGGCGTTCCCCATGCTCAAGGCCGGTCATCGCATCAACGCGATCTGCCCCGGTCCGACGGTCACGCCCCTCGCCGAGGCCAACGCCGACATGTGGCTCACGTTCGCCGCCGACTATCGCGAGGAGGCCGGGGTCGACACGCTCCAGCCGGAGCAGATGGCGAGCACGCTGATCTTCCTGTGCAGCGCGGCGGCGAGTGGCATCAACGGCGAGATGCTCCAGGTCGATCAGGGCCACACCAACGCGTCGCTGTACGACGCCTACGACGCTCCCATCGTGAAGATGATCGCCGGCGACATCGAATGGGACTTCGCCGCCCTCGGCTTCGAATAG
- a CDS encoding transposase yields MRRREVGGGWHHVLNRGARRLPVFGDEADYRAFLRILGQSLAASDARAHAYALMPNHFHLVLEATVDQMATTMKSLAASYTRRFNARYGYDGALFRGRYRSKPIASERQLRETVRYVHRNPVGDGPLDPTRLRWTSHLAYTGVVSGPSWLKTATVLHRFADDVATFDAFVSSGTAEGHGPRLLDPVLNVSGIRRIEAALGVESDAEREVLRAGGRGVRNDVRLAALLLGHLRGVEDVGSLAERYGYRNIATARSAIARARARVDRDPGFRALVSDAAARLDQWRRESTGV; encoded by the coding sequence ATGCGGAGACGGGAAGTCGGCGGCGGGTGGCACCATGTGCTGAACCGGGGAGCGCGAAGACTCCCGGTCTTCGGCGACGAGGCCGACTACCGAGCCTTCCTGCGCATCCTCGGCCAGTCGCTCGCAGCGTCGGACGCCCGAGCGCACGCCTACGCGCTCATGCCGAACCACTTTCATCTCGTGCTCGAGGCCACGGTGGACCAAATGGCGACGACGATGAAATCGCTGGCGGCGTCGTACACCCGGAGGTTCAACGCGCGCTACGGCTACGACGGCGCTCTCTTCCGCGGTCGCTATCGATCCAAGCCGATCGCTTCGGAGCGACAACTGCGCGAGACCGTCCGCTATGTCCATCGCAACCCCGTCGGCGACGGTCCGCTCGACCCGACGCGGCTCCGTTGGACCAGCCACCTGGCATACACGGGAGTCGTCAGCGGGCCGTCCTGGCTGAAGACGGCGACGGTGCTGCATCGGTTCGCGGACGACGTCGCAACCTTCGACGCCTTCGTCTCCTCCGGCACCGCCGAGGGTCACGGACCACGCCTCCTCGACCCGGTCCTCAACGTCTCCGGCATTCGGCGGATCGAGGCTGCCCTCGGTGTGGAGTCCGACGCCGAGCGTGAAGTCCTTCGAGCCGGTGGACGAGGGGTACGCAACGACGTCCGGCTGGCCGCACTCCTCCTCGGCCACCTCCGCGGCGTCGAAGATGTCGGTTCGCTGGCCGAGCGCTACGGGTACCGCAACATTGCGACGGCTCGCAGCGCCATCGCTCGCGCCCGGGCCCGAGTGGATCGCGATCCCGGCTTCCGCGCGTTGGTGTCCGACGCCGCAGCTCGGCTCGACCAATGGCGCAGAGAAAGTACGGGGGTCTGA
- a CDS encoding AMP-binding protein, producing the protein MASPDALALVGRGGRFTLAELDAEVDRAAGALVALGVGSGDRVAMSLPNDVDIVIAFFAAMRLGAIWLGINRPLAPPEKAYMLRDAQAGVLLADADVAAAQRQHGEVPELREIVEVGEWRERVASADAATRATIDPLAPAAIAYTSGTTGFPKGAVHSQHNMLVPGRVSAVRGTHPDGGVMGVALPLTILNLVVLGPCVSYQCGLSLVCMDRVDGVGMAEWIAAERITTFSAVPAMVHDLLTNPAVTDDMLASIQAIGVGGADMPDAFRRLYEERFGVRVGTGYGLTEAPTAVTVEDVTEPPVEGSCGKALPQCSVRILDENGGDCAPGEPGEVCVGTATDGEFVDVWRPMLGYWNRADATAEALRGGLLHTGDIGSLDADGNLRIHDRKNDLIIRGGANVYPAEVERVLHESPAVAACAVIGVPDDRLGERVVAFVELMEDSAVSDADLIALCGQHLARYKVPDAITFVDGFARTPMGKIKKTVLREGM; encoded by the coding sequence GTGGCTTCGCCCGACGCCCTCGCCCTCGTCGGGCGGGGTGGCCGCTTCACGCTGGCGGAACTCGACGCGGAGGTGGACCGTGCGGCGGGCGCGTTGGTGGCGCTCGGTGTGGGGTCCGGTGACCGGGTCGCGATGTCGCTGCCGAACGACGTCGACATCGTCATCGCGTTCTTCGCCGCGATGCGACTCGGTGCGATCTGGCTCGGGATCAATCGTCCGCTGGCGCCGCCGGAGAAGGCGTACATGCTGCGCGACGCGCAGGCCGGGGTGCTGCTCGCTGACGCGGACGTGGCCGCCGCGCAGCGACAACATGGCGAGGTCCCCGAGCTTCGGGAGATCGTCGAGGTGGGGGAGTGGCGCGAGCGCGTCGCGAGCGCGGACGCCGCGACGCGGGCGACGATCGACCCGCTCGCGCCGGCCGCGATCGCGTACACGTCCGGCACGACCGGGTTCCCGAAGGGTGCGGTCCACTCGCAGCACAACATGCTCGTCCCGGGCCGCGTGAGTGCGGTGCGGGGGACCCATCCGGACGGCGGTGTCATGGGTGTCGCCCTGCCGCTGACGATTCTCAACCTGGTCGTGCTCGGCCCCTGTGTGTCATACCAGTGCGGGCTCAGTCTCGTCTGCATGGATCGCGTGGACGGGGTCGGCATGGCCGAGTGGATCGCGGCGGAGCGGATCACGACGTTCTCCGCGGTCCCCGCGATGGTCCACGACCTGCTCACGAATCCGGCAGTGACCGACGACATGCTCGCGTCGATCCAGGCAATCGGCGTGGGCGGCGCGGACATGCCCGACGCATTTCGTCGGCTGTACGAGGAGCGGTTCGGCGTGCGGGTGGGCACCGGGTACGGGCTCACGGAGGCACCGACGGCGGTGACGGTGGAGGACGTCACGGAGCCGCCGGTCGAGGGCTCGTGTGGCAAGGCGCTGCCCCAGTGCTCGGTGCGAATCCTCGACGAGAACGGTGGCGACTGCGCGCCGGGTGAGCCGGGTGAGGTGTGCGTGGGCACCGCGACCGACGGCGAGTTCGTCGACGTCTGGCGGCCGATGCTCGGCTACTGGAACCGGGCGGATGCGACCGCCGAGGCACTGCGGGGCGGGTTGCTGCACACCGGTGACATCGGTTCGCTCGATGCCGACGGCAACCTGCGCATCCACGATCGCAAGAACGACCTCATCATCCGAGGCGGCGCCAACGTGTACCCGGCCGAGGTCGAACGGGTACTCCACGAGAGTCCGGCCGTCGCGGCCTGCGCGGTGATCGGCGTGCCGGACGACCGTCTCGGTGAGCGTGTGGTCGCCTTCGTCGAGCTGATGGAGGACAGCGCGGTGAGCGATGCCGATCTGATCGCCCTGTGCGGCCAACACCTCGCCCGCTACAAGGTTCCCGATGCCATCACCTTCGTCGACGGCTTCGCCCGCACCCCCATGGGCAAGATCAAGAAGACCGTCCTCCGCGAAGGTATGTAG
- a CDS encoding amidohydrolase family protein, translating into MIFDADNHYYEPQDCFTRFMPASRMEEAVRVVESGDRSEVLIGDRPFTFLSEPFSEVHTKPGSLREMLRNMKSGLPIEENDAIEPVQPEYQNREARLARMDEQGVDAMVLFPTVAVCVEHFMKDDPERTYLNVHSFNRWLEEDWGFGADGRIYGVPLMSLIDVDAAVAELESVLERGARFIHLRPGPQGGRNPADPVFDPFWSRVDEAGVTVTFHISESGYNELFSVAWGEEANPSSHQQSAFQWTSFYGDLPIMQTISGLTFMNFFGRFPNIRIMSVENGSLWVPYLLAAMDKMKGMGRNGPWPGGYVSGRPSEVVKDKVFVSPYHEEDIPALCDVIGASQVLFGSDYPHAEGLAEPLTFRDGLTGLTDDEQALIMGETLASLAAAPA; encoded by the coding sequence GTGATCTTCGACGCCGACAACCACTACTACGAGCCGCAGGACTGTTTCACCCGGTTCATGCCGGCGTCCCGGATGGAGGAGGCGGTTCGGGTGGTGGAGTCGGGCGATCGCTCGGAGGTGCTGATCGGCGACCGTCCGTTCACGTTCCTGAGCGAGCCGTTCTCCGAGGTCCACACGAAGCCGGGCTCGCTGCGCGAGATGCTGCGCAACATGAAGTCGGGCCTACCGATCGAGGAGAACGACGCGATCGAGCCGGTCCAGCCCGAGTACCAGAATCGTGAGGCTCGCCTGGCGCGGATGGACGAGCAGGGAGTCGATGCGATGGTGCTCTTCCCGACGGTTGCCGTCTGTGTCGAACACTTCATGAAGGACGATCCGGAGCGGACGTACCTCAACGTGCACTCGTTCAACCGCTGGCTCGAGGAGGACTGGGGCTTCGGCGCCGACGGCCGGATCTACGGCGTGCCGCTGATGTCGCTCATCGACGTGGACGCCGCCGTGGCCGAGCTCGAGTCCGTGCTCGAACGGGGCGCCCGCTTCATCCACCTCCGCCCCGGACCACAGGGCGGGCGCAATCCCGCCGACCCCGTGTTCGACCCGTTCTGGTCGCGCGTCGACGAGGCCGGCGTGACCGTCACGTTCCACATCTCCGAGTCCGGCTACAACGAGCTGTTCTCGGTGGCGTGGGGCGAGGAGGCGAACCCGTCGTCGCATCAGCAGTCGGCCTTCCAGTGGACGAGCTTCTACGGCGACCTGCCGATCATGCAGACGATCTCGGGCCTGACGTTCATGAACTTCTTCGGCCGGTTCCCGAACATCCGGATCATGTCGGTGGAGAACGGCTCGCTGTGGGTGCCCTATCTCCTGGCGGCGATGGACAAGATGAAGGGCATGGGGCGCAACGGGCCGTGGCCCGGCGGGTATGTGTCCGGCCGCCCGAGCGAGGTGGTGAAGGACAAGGTGTTCGTCTCGCCGTATCACGAGGAGGACATCCCGGCGCTGTGTGACGTCATCGGGGCGTCGCAGGTGCTGTTCGGGTCGGATTACCCGCATGCCGAGGGGCTCGCCGAACCGCTGACGTTCCGCGACGGACTGACCGGGCTGACGGACGACGAACAGGCGCTGATCATGGGCGAGACGCTCGCCTCGCTGGCCGCCGCGCCCGCGTGA
- a CDS encoding amidohydrolase family protein → MDKNDMILVSVDDHLCEPPDMFDQHLPAKWKDEAPKLIRTETGDDVWTFNGAVIPNVGLNAVAGRPKEEYGLEPTCFEEMRPGCYSVDDRIKDMDAGGVLGSMCFPSFPGFAGRLFADHPDKEFAADLIRAYNDWHIDEWCGAHPGRFIPMILPMIWSAEETAAEIRRVADKGCHSITFTENPVPLGQPSWHDEDYWDPMFHALVDCDTVLSIHLGSSGQMVVTAPDAPMDVMIQMQPMNISTAAADLIWSTIPRRHSDIKIALSEGGTGWVPYFMDRADKTYDMHHLWTGQDFGDLKPSDVFRRNFLTCFITDPVGIKMRHEIGIDNITWEMDYPHSDSNWPWAPEELEEHLADVPDDEIHKITHRNAMEWFSYDPFSVIPREECTVGALRARAGDHDVSEKSMLTGRHDRDDKISLAEFAGRTSAR, encoded by the coding sequence GTGGACAAGAACGACATGATCCTCGTCAGCGTCGATGATCACCTGTGTGAGCCACCCGACATGTTCGATCAGCACCTTCCCGCGAAGTGGAAGGACGAGGCGCCGAAGCTGATCCGCACCGAGACCGGCGACGACGTCTGGACCTTCAACGGCGCGGTGATCCCCAACGTCGGGCTCAACGCGGTCGCCGGTCGCCCCAAGGAGGAGTACGGCCTCGAGCCGACCTGCTTCGAGGAGATGCGGCCCGGTTGCTACAGCGTCGACGACCGCATCAAGGACATGGACGCGGGCGGCGTGCTCGGGTCGATGTGCTTCCCGTCGTTCCCCGGCTTCGCGGGGCGGCTCTTCGCCGACCACCCCGACAAGGAGTTCGCGGCCGACCTGATCCGGGCCTACAACGACTGGCACATCGACGAGTGGTGTGGGGCCCATCCCGGCCGCTTCATCCCGATGATCCTGCCGATGATCTGGTCCGCGGAGGAGACCGCCGCCGAGATCCGCCGGGTCGCCGACAAGGGCTGCCACTCGATCACCTTCACCGAGAACCCCGTGCCCCTCGGGCAGCCGAGCTGGCACGACGAGGACTACTGGGACCCGATGTTCCACGCGCTCGTCGACTGCGACACCGTGCTGTCGATCCACCTCGGGTCGTCGGGCCAGATGGTCGTCACCGCACCGGACGCCCCGATGGACGTCATGATCCAGATGCAGCCGATGAACATCTCCACAGCCGCGGCCGACCTGATCTGGTCGACCATCCCCCGCCGTCATTCCGACATCAAGATCGCGCTCTCCGAGGGTGGCACCGGCTGGGTCCCCTACTTCATGGACCGGGCCGACAAGACCTACGACATGCACCACCTCTGGACCGGTCAGGACTTCGGCGACCTCAAGCCGAGCGACGTGTTCCGCCGCAACTTCCTGACGTGCTTCATCACCGATCCGGTCGGCATCAAGATGCGCCACGAGATCGGCATCGACAACATCACCTGGGAGATGGACTACCCCCACTCCGACTCGAACTGGCCGTGGGCTCCGGAGGAACTCGAGGAGCACCTCGCCGATGTTCCCGACGACGAGATCCACAAGATCACCCATCGCAACGCGATGGAGTGGTTCTCCTACGACCCCTTCTCGGTGATCCCCCGCGAGGAGTGCACGGTGGGTGCGCTCCGGGCCCGAGCCGGCGACCACGACGTGTCGGAGAAGTCGATGCTCACCGGGCGCCACGACCGAGACGACAAGATCTCGCTGGCGGAGTTCGCGGGTCGCACCTCGGCCCGCTGA
- a CDS encoding SDR family oxidoreductase, producing MYDLGGRTALVTGAAGGGIGKATARRLLLEGANVVVTDPHERRTDETVAAFADEFGADRVMGAYLDAGDRDQIDEVLAAARDRFGIVDVLVNNAAVNALNPVGDMTPEEWDWAIGVNLSGPWYLCRAVLPAMAEQGWGSIVNITSVAGWIHGTNEGPYAGAKAALHQLTRTIATEYGPQGIRCNGVAPGIIHTWFVDAKAPQLLDEAPKTPVRRLGTPEDIANVVAWLVSDESSFVTGETINASGGWYMRP from the coding sequence ATGTACGACCTCGGCGGGCGCACCGCGCTCGTCACCGGCGCGGCCGGCGGCGGCATCGGCAAGGCCACCGCTCGCCGCCTTCTCCTCGAAGGAGCCAACGTGGTCGTCACCGATCCGCACGAGCGCCGCACCGACGAGACGGTCGCCGCGTTCGCCGACGAGTTCGGGGCCGACCGGGTGATGGGCGCGTACCTCGACGCCGGTGACCGCGACCAGATCGACGAGGTCCTCGCCGCCGCCCGCGACCGGTTCGGCATCGTCGACGTGCTCGTCAACAACGCCGCTGTCAATGCCCTCAATCCGGTGGGCGACATGACGCCCGAGGAGTGGGACTGGGCGATCGGGGTCAACCTCTCCGGCCCCTGGTACCTGTGCCGCGCCGTTCTCCCGGCGATGGCCGAACAGGGCTGGGGTTCGATCGTCAACATCACGTCCGTCGCCGGCTGGATCCACGGCACCAACGAGGGCCCCTACGCCGGGGCCAAGGCCGCGCTGCATCAGCTCACGCGGACGATAGCGACCGAGTACGGACCTCAGGGCATCCGCTGCAACGGCGTCGCCCCGGGAATCATCCACACGTGGTTCGTCGACGCCAAGGCGCCGCAGTTGCTGGACGAAGCGCCGAAGACGCCGGTGCGGCGCCTCGGCACGCCGGAGGACATCGCCAACGTCGTCGCCTGGCTGGTGAGCGACGAGTCGAGCTTCGTCACCGGCGAGACGATCAACGCCAGCGGGGGCTGGTACATGCGGCCCTAG